In a genomic window of Jaculus jaculus isolate mJacJac1 chromosome 8, mJacJac1.mat.Y.cur, whole genome shotgun sequence:
- the Mettl3 gene encoding N6-adenosine-methyltransferase catalytic subunit produces MSDTWSSIQAHKKQLDSLRERLQRRRKQDSGHLDLRNPEAALSPTFRSDSPVPTAPTSGGPKPSTASAVPELATDPELEKKLLHHLSDLSLTLPTDAVSICIAISTPEAPATQDGVESLLQKFAAQELIEVKRSLLQDNAHPTLVTYADHSKLSAMMGAVAEKKGPGEVAGTITGQKRRAEQDSTTVATFASSLVSGLAPSISELAKEPAKKSRKHTASDVDLEIESLLNQQSTKEQQSKKVSQEILELLNTTTAKEQSIVEKFRSRGRAQVQEFCDYGTKEECMKASDADRPCRKLHFRRIINKHTDESLGDCSFLNTCFHMDTCKYVHYEIDACMDSEGPGSKDHTPSQELALTQSVGGDSSADRLFPPQWICCDIRYLDVSILGKFAVVMADPPWDIHMELPYGTLTDDEMRRLNIPVLQDEGFLFLWVTGRAMELGRECLNLWGYERVDEIIWVKTNQLQRIIRTGRTGHWLNHGKEHCLVGVKGNPQGFNQGLDCDVIVAEVRSTSHKPDEIYGMIERLSPGTRKIELFGRPHNVQPNWITLGNQLDGIHLLDPDVVARFKQRYPDGIISKPKNL; encoded by the exons ATGTCGGACACGTGGAGCTCCATTCAGGCGCACAAGAAACAGCTGGACTCGCTCCGCGAGCGGCTGCAGCGCAGGCGGAAGCAGGACTCCGGGCACCTGG ATCTGCGGAATCCAGAGGCAGCATTGTCCCCAACCTTCCGTAGTGATAGTCCAGTGCCCACTGCACCCACCTCTGGTGGCCCCAAGCCCAGCACAGCTTCAGCAGTTCCGGAATTAGCTACAGACCCTGAGTTAGAGAAGAAGTTGCTACACCACCTCTCTGATCTGTCCTTAACATTGCCCACTGATGCTGTATCCATCTGTATTGCCATCTCCACG CCAGAGGCACCTGCCACTCAAGATGGAGTAGAAAGCCTCCTACAGAAGTTTGCAGCTCAGGAGTTGATTGAGGTAAAGCGAAGTCTCCTACAAGATAATGCACATCCTACTCTTGTGACCTATGCTGACCATTCCAAGCTCTCTGCCATGATGGGTGCTGTGGCAGaaaagaaaggccctggagaagTAGCAGGGACTATCACAGGACAAAAACGTCGTGCAGAACAGGACTCAACTACAGTAGCTACATTTGCTAGCTCTTTAGTCTCTGGTCTGGCCCCTTCAATATCAGAACTGGCTAAGGAACCAGCTAAGAAGTCAAGGAAACATACAGCCTCAGATGTTGATCTGGAGATAGAAAGCCTTTTGAACCAGCAGTCTACTAAAGAACAACAGAGCAAGAAG GTCAGTCAGGAGATACTAGAACTGTTAAATACTACAACAGCCAAGGAACAGTCCATTGTTGAAAAGTTTCGTTCACGAGGTCGGGCCCAGGTGCAAGAATTTTGTGACTATGGGACCAAGGAGGAGTGCATGAAAGCCAGTGATGCTGATCGACCTTGTCGCAAGCTGCACTTCAG ACGAATTATCAACAAGCACACTGATGAATCCTTAGGGGACTGCTCTTTCCTTAACACCTGTTTCCACATGGACACCTGCAAATATGTTCACTATGAAATTGATGCTTGCATGGATTCTGAGGGTCCTGGCAGCAAGGACCATACACCAAGCCAGGAGCTTGCTCTTACACAGAGTGTTGGAGGTGATTCCAGTGCAGATCGGCTCTTCCCACCTCAG TGGATCTGTTGTGACATCCGCTACCTGGACGTCAGTATATTGGGCAAGTTTGCAGTTGTGATGGCTGACCCACCTTGGGACATTCACATGGAGCTGCCCTACGGGACCCTGACAGATGATGAAATGCGCAGGCTCAACATACCAGTACTGCAGGATGAGGGCTTTCTCTTCCTCTGGGTCACAGGCAG GGCCATGGAATTGGGCAGAGAGTGTCTGAACCTCTGGGG TTACGAGCGGGTTGATGAAATCATCTGGGTAAAGACGAATCAACTGCAGCGCATCATTAGAACAGGCCGTACAGGTCACTGGTTGAACCATGGGAAGGAACACTGCTTG GTTGGTGTCAAAGGAAATCCCCAAGGCTTCAACCAGGGTCTGGATTGTGATGTGATTGTAGCTGAG gttCGGTCCACCAGTCATAAACCAGATGAAATCTACGGCATGATTGAGAGACTATCCCCTGGCACCCGCAAGATTGAGTTATTTGGACGACCACACAACGTACAACCCAACTG GATAACTCTTGGAAATCAACTGGATGGGATCCACTTACTAgacccagatgtggtggcacggTTTAAGCAAAGGTATCCAGATGGTATCATCTCTAAACCAAAGAATTTATAG